One window from the genome of Diospyros lotus cultivar Yz01 chromosome 11, ASM1463336v1, whole genome shotgun sequence encodes:
- the LOC127812714 gene encoding uncharacterized protein LOC127812714, protein MTSELQRQHEHITDDHSMIINLQELYGEHNQTVRYGISKQLFKAKMVEGTDVGDHVLNVINLIGQLEVLDFYMNAKPQIDLILQSLPESFASFILNFNMNKLE, encoded by the coding sequence ATGACCAGTGAGCTCCAACGTCAGCATGAGCACATAACTGACGATCATAGCATGATTATAAATCTGCAAGAGCTCTATGGGGAACATAACCAAACAGTTAGATATGGGATATCTAAGCAACTATTCAAGGCTAAGATGGTAGAAGGCACTGATGTGGGAGACCACGTGCTCAATGTAATCAATTTGATTGGTCAACTTGAAGTACTAGATTTCTATATGAATGCCAAGCCACAGATTGACCTTATCCTCCAGTCGCTCCCAGAATCTTTTGCCTCATTTATTCTCAACTTTAACATGAATAAGCTTGAGTGA